The Thermodesulfobacteriota bacterium genome contains the following window.
TGAGCTTGTAAGAAGGTACAAGTCGGTTGCCGGATTCGATACCTCTTACTGGGAAGGTGTAGTGATTGGGATGATCATGGAGAGGGCATTAGAAAAATCGTATAAGATGTTTGGCAACTTCGATCCAGTAAACGTGAACAAGGCACTAGAGACTTTCAGAAATGAGGACTTTGGCGGACTTATTCCACCTGTGACTTACACTAAAGACAACCACGAGGGCTCATTCGTAGCCAGAATCGTCCAGATCCACGAAGACGCCACATACACTCCTCTCACCAACTTCTTTACCCCGGGCAAAGGTCAGATGAAAGTTTTGAGAGCACCGAAATGAGAGCATTCCGGGGAGAACCTTCCATATACTCAAATGCTCAGCCTGCCGATAGGCGGGCTGAGCTTAAAATTGAGGGTGTTACGTTGAGTTTTGGTGGGCTTATGGCCCTCCATGATGTAAGTCTTGAAATAAAAACAGGGGAATTTTTAAGCATCATTGGACCGAATGGGGCAGGCAAAACGAGTCTTTTGAACTGTATCACTGGATTCTATCATCCCCAAAGGGGTCGAATAATTTTTAACGGCGAAGATATAACTGGACTCCATCCCCATGAGGTAACAAAAAGAGGGATAGGGAGAACTTTTCAAAACATAGAGCTTTTTCCAGGAATGACAGTTCTAGCAAACATATTCCTTGCCCGCCATCTTTACTGCAACTATAGTTTTGCTAAGGCCGCAATATTTTCCCGCTCGGTACAAGAAGAAGAAGTAAAACACAGACAGATAGTAGAGGAGATAATAGACTTTCTCGAGATGCAACCTATAAGGAAAAAACTAGTCGGTTCATTACCGTATGGGCTCAGAAAAAGGGTAGAGCTCGGAAGGGCACTTGCCCTTCAACCAAAACTTCTCATTTTGGATGAGCCCTTTGCAGGCATGACCTTAGAAGAGAAAGAAGACATGGTGAGATTTCTAAGGGAGATAAATACGAGATGGAATCAGACGACCATTCTTGTTGAACACGATATGGCAGTTGTCATGAGTATCTCAGAAAGGATAGTTGTTCTCAATTTCGGCGAAAAGATCGCAGAAGGTCCACCCGATGTCATAAAGAATCATCCCGAGGTTATAAAAGCCTATCTCGGAGAAGAAGCTTAAAAAGGGGAGAAATGAGATGAAGATGGACCGTCAATATCTCGCAGAGCTACAAATGTATACAATTCCTCAAATCCTTTACAAGCAGGCCGAGCGTCTAAAAGATAGAGTTGCTTTAAGAAAAAAGTGGCTTGGAATCTGGCAAACAATCACCTGGCAGGAGTACTTGGCCTTTGTAAAACACGTTGCATTAGGTCTTTTATCTTTAGGCGTTAAAAGGGGAGACCATGTGGCTATTATTATGGACAACCAGCCAGAATGGCTTTTTTCAGAGCTGGGTGCCCAGTCAATAGGCGCCGTCACCTTAAATCTCTTTACATCCTCCATCGCAAAGGAGTTTTCCGTTCTTTTAAATAGATTTGAGGCAAAGGTCGTCTTTGCCCAGGACCAGGAGCAGGTGGATAAACTGTTAGAAATAAAGGAAGAGATAAAAGATGTAACAAAGGTCATATATATCGATCCCACTGGAATGAGCTCATATTCAGATTCCTGGCTCATGTCCTTTAAGGTCTTGCTTGAACTTGGTAAAGAACTTGAGAAGAAGGAGCCTGATCTTTTCGAAAAAGAGTTGTGGAAGGGGAAAAAGGAAGAAGTCAACTTAATGATGATGACATCCGGAACTACTGGGATCCCAAAGCTTGCCATGCTCAAGCACGAAAGTTTTGTCGATATGGCTCTCAAATGGATAGAGACGGCCCCCATAGAGGTAGGTGATAACTGGATATCCATCACTCCTCCTGCATGGATAGTGGACCAGATGTGGGGTATTGGAGTGGCGATGCTATCCGGCATGGTTATGAACTTTCCAGAAACTTTAGAGACGATTACTGATGACTACAGAGAGATCGGTCCCTCTATAACGATCACGTCGTCGAGGTTCTGGGAGGATCTTGCATCGAAAATAAGGGTAAAGATTGAGGACAGCGGTTACATAAAAAGGAAATTCTACGACTGGGGCCTTAAAATAGGGCTCACGGTTACAGACCTGGAATCGAAAAAAAAGCCTGTGCCAATCCATCTTAAGCTTTTGCGTTCTATCTTTAAGTACGTAGTCTATAGGCCTTTACTTGACAGAATTGGTTGTCTACACATAAAGGCAGCAATAACCGGTGGTCATCCAATAAGCCCAGACGTAATAAGGTTCTTTAGGGCCATAGGCCTTAACCTAAAGCACGCGTACGGACTAACAGAAGGCTGTGGCGTATTCCAGGTGCAGCCGGATGATGAGGTAAAACCAGAAACAGTAGGAAAACCTCTTCCCAGAACAGAGGTAAAGATTGCACCCGACAATGAAATACTCGTTAAATCTCCTTCATTGTTCGTTGGATATTACAAAGATGAGGCAGAAACGAAAAAAGCTCTTGAGGACGGCTACCTTCACACAGGAGACGCGGGCTATATAGATGAGGATGGACATCTAATAGTCATAGGCAGAAAAGAGGAGATAATGAGGCTTAAGGGTGGGGAGGCATTCTCTCCAGATTTTATAGAGACGAGACTGAAGTTCAGTCCTTACATTAAAGAGGCTGTGGTTTTCGGGGAAGGAAGGGATTACGTAACAGGTTTTATCTGCATCGATTTTGGAAATGTTGGAAGCTGGGCAGAGGCCAGAATGATCCCTTATACGACTTACACCGATTTGTCCCAACAAAAGCCTGTTGAGGAACTCATTCTGTCCGAGGTTAGAAGGATCAATAATGAGCTTCCAAAGCCTATGAGACTTAAAAGAATCCTCCTTCTTTACAAGATGCTTGACCCTGATGACGAAGAACTCACAAGAACCGGAAAGGTAAGGCGAAAATTCGTTTATCAGCGATATTTAGACCTTGTGGAGGCTATGTACGCCGGAAAGAAAGAGATTGAAGTTACTGGAAAGGTCCAGTATCGGGATGGGCACGTGGGAACCATAACTACGACTGTGAGGATTCTAGATGTAGAAAGTATAGATTAAAAGGAGGGGTTAGATGGACTTCTTTTTACAACTTTTAGTTCAGGGATTGTCAGTTGGATGTCTTTATGCAATTGCGGCCCTTGGATTCGTTATGATCTTCAAATCGTCGAGTGTGCTTAACTTCGCTCATGGAGAGCTTTTGGCCATAGGAGCTTATATCTTCCTTGTAATATCGGTTTGGCTCAACCTTCCCATATATCTCGCATTTATCATAACATTTGTTGGCAGCTTTCTACTCGGCTTCGTAATAGAGAGGCTCTTTTTAAGACCCATGATTGGAGAGGCTCTTATTGAAGTGATAATGCTCACTGTCGGTCTTGCAGCGATGTTTAAAGGCCTTCTGCTATTCATCTTCTCAGGGAACACTTACGTTTATCCGAGCTTTCTCCCGGCAGGGCTAACATTAAAGATAGGAAGCGTTTCCATCTCACCGGTCTACACTGCGACCTTTTTAATAACTATTGTCTTCCTTATCGTCTTTGGCCTCTTCTTCAAATACTCCTCTCAAGGGATATACATGAGGTCGGTTGCTGACAGCCAAACAGCTGCTCTATCTTTGGGGGTAAACGTAAGAAGGGTCTTTGCCTTGTCTTGGGCTATTGCATCACTTGTCTGTGCCATGAGTGGTATAGTGCTTGGTATTTTGAACGGCATAAACGTACACGATCTCTCAAAGATGGGACTTAAGGTATTTCCGGTTGTGATCCTTGGAGGACTAGAAAGCATAGGAGGGGCAATAATTGGAGGTCTCATAATCGGGGTTATTGAGACACTTGTTAGTGGGTATTTTTCAACTTCATTAAGGGATGTTGTTGCGTACATCATTCTCGTTATAATCCTTATGATAAAGCCCTACGGGCTTTTTGGACTAGTAGAGATAGAGAGGGTGTAAGATGAAGCTGAGACTTAGGCCATGCGGAAATTACAAAGAGAGTTACTTTGAAGAGCTCGCAATATTCGAGACCGATTTTGGCAGGGTCTGGACTGTTATAGGTCTTATTCTGCTCTTTTTCGTGATACCATTTGTGTTTGGTTCTTACGGATTGTACGTCTTAAACCACGTCGGAATATACGCAATAGCCGCAGTTGGTCTCAATATCCTAATTGGCTTTACAGGACAGATCTCATTGGGCCATGGAGCTTTTTTTGGAGTCGGAGCTTATACATGCGCCATCCTTATGACCCGTTTAGGCGTTCCTTTTATTCTTGCAGTCATATGCGGCGGGATAATGACAGCTCTTGTCGGGCTCATTTTTGGTATACCATCTTCGAGGCTTAAGCATCTTTACCTCACAATATCGACACTTGCAGGACAGTTCATCTTAGAATACATCTTCGTTCACTGGAAGTCCCTTACAGGTGGGACGGAAGGTATAATACTTCCAAAGGCCACAATCTTTGGATTCACTCTTAAAGGTGATCGTGCGTTCTTTTATGTCATATTCATCTGTTTTGTACTTTTCCTCTGGCTTGCCAAAAACATAATAAGGACGAGATACGGCCGGGCATTTATCGCAATAAGGGATAACGATCAGGCTGCAGAGGGAATGGGAATTCCAATATTCAGGTATAAGCTTCTATCATTCGGTATAAGTTCCTTCTATGCCGGATTTGCAGGTGCTTTATGGGCAGCCTATACGGGAAGCATAACCCCTGAACCATTCACATTCCTTCTCTCGATTGAATTCATTGCAATGATCATAATAGGCGGTCTAGGAAGCATAACGGGAAGTGTTTTTGGAGCAACTTTTATAACTTTACTCAATGAGTTGCTTTCTCAACTTGCCACATACCTCATGAACCTAAAAGGATTGGCAGGGGTAGCCATGACGATAGCCCCTTTAAGAGAGTTCTTCTTTGGTCTGATTATTGTCCTTTTTCTTATCTTTGAACCGAAAGGACTCGCAGAAGTTTGGAGAATTGTAAAAAGCAGTTTTAAACTCTGGCCATTCTCTTACTAAGGGGGAGAATATGGAGAATAACGTTGCGCTGCTCATAAACAACATAAGCGTCGTCTACCACGATGTGATACAAGTCCTCAAAGGGGTCTCTCTCGAGGTCAAAAAAGGGCAGATAGTGTCCCTTTTGGGAAGTAACGGGGCCGGTAAAACAACAACGCTTAGGGCTATTTCCGGTCTTTTGAAGCCTGAAAACGGAAGGGTAACGGAAGGATCCATAATATTCGAGGGAAAACCGATTCACAACAAGCCACCGGAGGTGATAACGAGGCTCGGAATAATCCAGGTTTTAGAAGGCAGGGTTCCTTTTAAGTACCTAACAGTTGAAGAAAATCTAAGGGTTGGGACAGCAACGAGGTGGGGAAAGCCTTATAAAGAGGATTTGGAATTAGTTTACCATTACTTTCCAAGGCTTAAAGAATTGAGAAACAGGCTTGCCGGATACTGTAGCGGTGGAGAGTTGCAGATGCTGGTGATAGGAAGGGCTCTTATGGCTCACCCGAAACTTCTTTTACTGGATGAGCCGT
Protein-coding sequences here:
- a CDS encoding branched-chain amino acid ABC transporter permease, whose translation is MDFFLQLLVQGLSVGCLYAIAALGFVMIFKSSSVLNFAHGELLAIGAYIFLVISVWLNLPIYLAFIITFVGSFLLGFVIERLFLRPMIGEALIEVIMLTVGLAAMFKGLLLFIFSGNTYVYPSFLPAGLTLKIGSVSISPVYTATFLITIVFLIVFGLFFKYSSQGIYMRSVADSQTAALSLGVNVRRVFALSWAIASLVCAMSGIVLGILNGINVHDLSKMGLKVFPVVILGGLESIGGAIIGGLIIGVIETLVSGYFSTSLRDVVAYIILVIILMIKPYGLFGLVEIERV
- a CDS encoding ABC transporter ATP-binding protein, with translation MRAFRGEPSIYSNAQPADRRAELKIEGVTLSFGGLMALHDVSLEIKTGEFLSIIGPNGAGKTSLLNCITGFYHPQRGRIIFNGEDITGLHPHEVTKRGIGRTFQNIELFPGMTVLANIFLARHLYCNYSFAKAAIFSRSVQEEEVKHRQIVEEIIDFLEMQPIRKKLVGSLPYGLRKRVELGRALALQPKLLILDEPFAGMTLEEKEDMVRFLREINTRWNQTTILVEHDMAVVMSISERIVVLNFGEKIAEGPPDVIKNHPEVIKAYLGEEA
- a CDS encoding branched-chain amino acid ABC transporter permease; protein product: MKLRLRPCGNYKESYFEELAIFETDFGRVWTVIGLILLFFVIPFVFGSYGLYVLNHVGIYAIAAVGLNILIGFTGQISLGHGAFFGVGAYTCAILMTRLGVPFILAVICGGIMTALVGLIFGIPSSRLKHLYLTISTLAGQFILEYIFVHWKSLTGGTEGIILPKATIFGFTLKGDRAFFYVIFICFVLFLWLAKNIIRTRYGRAFIAIRDNDQAAEGMGIPIFRYKLLSFGISSFYAGFAGALWAAYTGSITPEPFTFLLSIEFIAMIIIGGLGSITGSVFGATFITLLNELLSQLATYLMNLKGLAGVAMTIAPLREFFFGLIIVLFLIFEPKGLAEVWRIVKSSFKLWPFSY
- a CDS encoding ABC transporter ATP-binding protein; this encodes MENNVALLINNISVVYHDVIQVLKGVSLEVKKGQIVSLLGSNGAGKTTTLRAISGLLKPENGRVTEGSIIFEGKPIHNKPPEVITRLGIIQVLEGRVPFKYLTVEENLRVGTATRWGKPYKEDLELVYHYFPRLKELRNRLAGYCSGGELQMLVIGRALMAHPKLLLLDEPSLGLAPFLVREIFEIIKKINEEQGTTIVLVEQNANMALNIATYGYVMENGKIVMEGNAKDLKENPDVKEFYLGTTAKGMVKSYKDVKAYKRRKRWL
- a CDS encoding AMP-binding protein, with translation MDRQYLAELQMYTIPQILYKQAERLKDRVALRKKWLGIWQTITWQEYLAFVKHVALGLLSLGVKRGDHVAIIMDNQPEWLFSELGAQSIGAVTLNLFTSSIAKEFSVLLNRFEAKVVFAQDQEQVDKLLEIKEEIKDVTKVIYIDPTGMSSYSDSWLMSFKVLLELGKELEKKEPDLFEKELWKGKKEEVNLMMMTSGTTGIPKLAMLKHESFVDMALKWIETAPIEVGDNWISITPPAWIVDQMWGIGVAMLSGMVMNFPETLETITDDYREIGPSITITSSRFWEDLASKIRVKIEDSGYIKRKFYDWGLKIGLTVTDLESKKKPVPIHLKLLRSIFKYVVYRPLLDRIGCLHIKAAITGGHPISPDVIRFFRAIGLNLKHAYGLTEGCGVFQVQPDDEVKPETVGKPLPRTEVKIAPDNEILVKSPSLFVGYYKDEAETKKALEDGYLHTGDAGYIDEDGHLIVIGRKEEIMRLKGGEAFSPDFIETRLKFSPYIKEAVVFGEGRDYVTGFICIDFGNVGSWAEARMIPYTTYTDLSQQKPVEELILSEVRRINNELPKPMRLKRILLLYKMLDPDDEELTRTGKVRRKFVYQRYLDLVEAMYAGKKEIEVTGKVQYRDGHVGTITTTVRILDVESID